One segment of Larus michahellis chromosome 14, bLarMic1.1, whole genome shotgun sequence DNA contains the following:
- the PPP1R27 gene encoding protein phosphatase 1 regulatory subunit 27 — translation MKDYYPVSMPRYSRYAQRLKASRTVRFPNDIVFQDHIRQGDLEQVGRFIRARKVTLDTIYPSGMAALHEAVLTGNLDCVKLLVKYGADIHQKDENGWTPLHMACSDGYADIARYLMSLGASPEATTDAGEKPSDLIDPEYRDLVELFQATAMG, via the exons ATGAAGGACTATTACCCAGTCTCAATGCCCCGGTACAGTCGGTACGCACAGAGACTGAAAGCCTCGCGCACTGTGCGCTTCCCCAATGACATCGTCTTTCAGGACCACATCAGGCAGGGGGACCTGGAGCAGGTGGGCAGATTCATACGGGCCAGAAAAGTGACGCTGGACACCATCTACCCTTCTG GCATGGCAGCCCTCCACGAAGCTGTGCTTACTGGAAACCTGGACTGCGTCAAGCTCCTGGTTAAATACGGCGCTGACATCCACCAGAAAGATGAGAATGGGTGGACGCCCCTGCACATGGCCTGCAGTGACGGCTATGCTGACATAGCCAG GTACCTCATGTCCCTTGGGGCCAGCCCGGAGGCCACCACTGATGCCGGAGAGAAACCCTCGGACCTCATCGACCCCGAGTACAGGGACCTGGTGGAGCTCTTCCAGGCCACCGCCATGGGCTGA